In one Dama dama isolate Ldn47 chromosome 5, ASM3311817v1, whole genome shotgun sequence genomic region, the following are encoded:
- the SLC25A10 gene encoding mitochondrial dicarboxylate carrier — translation MADEARVSRWYFGGLASCGAACCTHPLDLLKVHLQTQQEVKLRMTGMALQVVRSDGVLALYNGLSASLCRQMTYSLTRFAIYETVRDQVTKGSEGPLPFYKKVLLGSISGCIGGFVGTPADMVNVRMQNDMKLPQNQRRNYAHALDGLYRVAREEGLKKLFSGATMASSRGMLVTVGQLSCYDQAKQLVLSTGYLSDSIFTHFIASFIAGGCATFLCQPLDVLKTRLMNAKGEYRGVLHCAMETAKLGPLAFYKGLVPAGIRLMPHTVLTFVFLEQLRKHFGIKVPS, via the exons ATGGCGGACGAGGCGCGCGTGTCGCGCTGGTACTTCGGTGGGCTGGCGTCATGCGGGGCCGCCTGCTGCACGCACCCGCTGGACCTGCTCAAG GTGCACCTGCAGACGCAGCAGGAGGTGAAGCTGCGCATGACGGGCATGGCGCTGCAGGTGGTGCGCTCTGACGGCGTCCTGGCGCTCTACAACGGACTGAGCGCCTCCCTCTGCAGACAG ATGACCTACTCCCTGACTCGGTTTGCCATCTACGAGACCGTGCGGGACCAGGTGACCAAGGGCAGTGAGGGCCCCTTGCCCTTCTACAAGAAGGTCTTGCTGGGCTCCATCAGCG GTTGCATCGGCGGCTTTGTGGGGACCCCTGCGGACATGGTCAACGTCAG GATGCAGAATGACATGAAGCTGCCCCAGAATCAGCGCCGAAA CTATGCCCACGCCCTGGACGGCCTGTACCGTGTGGCCCGAGAAG AGGGTCTGAAGAAGCTGTTCTCAGGCGCAACCATGGCGTCCAGTCGAGGGATGTTGGTCACCGTGGGCCAG CTGTCCTGCTATGACCAAGCCAAGCAGCTGGTCCTCAGCACGGGCTACTTGTCCGACAGCATCTTCACTCACTTTATCGCCAGCTTCATTGCG GGTGGATGTGCCACATTCCTATGCCAGCCCCTGGATGTGCTGAAGACCCGGCTGATGAATGCCAAGGGCGAGTATCGG GGTGTTCTGCACTGCGCCATGGAGACAGCGAAGCTGGGGCCGCTGGCCTTTTACAAG GGCCTCGTGCCTGCTGGTATCCGCCTCATGCCCCACACTGTGCTCACGTTTGTGTTTCTGGAACAGCTTCGCAAGCACTTTGGCATCAAAGTGCCATCCTGA